In Cydia pomonella isolate Wapato2018A chromosome 27, ilCydPomo1, whole genome shotgun sequence, a single genomic region encodes these proteins:
- the LOC133532663 gene encoding protein PFC0760c-like, whose product MITEIIAYVLIPVLLVSAICGVHSTSIPSNSAELDKSDSTLEPPLLSTLESKLDSELDTDNLKQSVLESVKILLESKLSSLARNGDHVGSDGITKQRSFKPKSRLRPTSNRKEKTNQESNSSEDSHNSEFIKVLTDDSNQDPGDEALREAVDELLEENKTDENKDEVILDDSTQDPEELKDYNNDEKISKDAYGDITTQVTKNSKKYRKDNKIDHRKKSNSVIVKPLIKMFKNDDRNKLKVISDEKLKSTLKDIDYDVEHANDADGISANRKSKEVRNNMLLNRGNRYWKRKPYITKYSQKPHKVDNLKIGESSNVDGINFVSYNEKPVEMETPTSVHQDKNGNNDKINILTNLANNNVDFKRKLLTNNLKQNSKNDKDLIDFSESEINYQDNIPDKLIKEDIETEINENQNQELIYHKEKPKQKLDKNYSNYHRIGRDKLEKNNNDKQKENSNNEELNDSDKFDDNNDINKSIAYEEKKPDFQLKDFLINNKIKAVKVQPDERKDDKRIEENIKFGNEEDIAEGDDDVTSGVEHVIGKYLEDREDYIFEKEEDITKRDNFVTYVDKINNTGKKKRVTKDKIFTEEGTSASKKGKQSCRENNVESDETKIIRDLIQNKEVKKSFSFSLNFISQ is encoded by the exons ATGATCACTGAAATTATAGCTTATGTTCTTATTCCAGTGTTACTTGTGTCCGCCATTTGCGGCGTCCACTCCACATCCATTCCATCCAACTCGGCCGAGCTGGACAAGTCGGACAGTACGTTGGAACCACCGCTGCTCAGCACGCTGGAAAGCAAGTTGGATAGCGAGCTAGATACAGACAATCTAAAACAATCCGTGCTGGAGAGCGTGAAGATACTTCTGGAGTCTAAGCTTTCCTCTTTGGCTAGGAATGGAGATCACGTTGGTTCGGATG gtattaCAAAACAACGATCCTTCAAACCGAAAAGCAGGTTGCGTCCGACTTCaaatcgaaaagaaaagacaaatCAGGAGTCAAACAGTTCAGAAGATTCACATAATTCTGAATTCATCAAAGTGTTGACAGACGACTCTAACCAag acCCTGGTGATGAAGCTTTAAGAGAAGCTGTAGATGAGCTGCTAGAAGAAAACAAAACAGACGAAAACAAGGATGAGGTGATTTTAGACGATAGCACACAAGATCCAGAAGAATTAAAAGATTACAATAATGACGAAAAAATTAGCAAAGATGCTTATGGTGATATTACTACGCAAGTcacgaaaaacagtaaaaaatatagaaaagacaataaaatagaccacagaaaaaaaagtaatagtGTGATCGTAAaacctttaataaaaatgttcaaAAATGATGATAGAAATAAACTTAAGGTTATCTCAGATGAAAAGTTGAAATCTACGTTAAAAGACATTGATTATGACGTAGAACATGCAAATGATGCCGACGGTATAAGCGCAAACCGGAAATCTAAGGAAGTTAGAAATAATATGCTTTTAAATCGAGGAAATAGATACTGGAAAAGAAAGCCATATATCAcgaaatattcacaaaaaccACACAAAgttgataatttaaaaattggAGAAAGCAGTAACGTTGATGGAATAAATTTCGTCAGTTATAACGAAAAACCGGTAGAAATGGAAACACCTACAAGCGTTCATCAAGATAAAAATGGCAACaatgataaaataaacatactaaCAAACTTGGCTAATAATAACGTTGATTTTAAACGAAAATTGTTGACAAATAACCTTaaacaaaatagtaaaaacgACAAGGACCTAATCGATTTCAGTGAATCAGAAATAAATTATCAAGATAATATCCcagataaattaataaaagaagaTATTGAAACGGAAATTAATGAAAACCAAAACCAAGAACTAATCTATCACAAAGAAAAACCTAAAcaaaaacttgacaaaaattacaGTAATTATCACCGTATTGGCCGTGACAAACTCGagaaaaacaataatgataaacaaaaagaaaacagTAACAATGAAGAATTAAATGATAGCGATAAATTTGATGATAATAACGATATAAACAAAAGCATCGCTTATGAAGAGAAAAAACCTGATTTTCAGTTGAAagattttcttataaataataaaattaaagcaGTAAAGGTTCAACCAGATGAAAGAAAAGATGACAAACGTATTGAAGAAAACATTAAGTTTGGGAATGAAGAAGATATAGCTGAAGGAGATGATGATGTAACTTCAGGGGTTGAACACGTTATAGGAAAATATTTGGAAGATAGAGAAgattatatatttgaaaaagaagaagatataaCCAAAAGGGATAATTTTGTAACTTATGtagacaaaataaataacactGGCAAGAAAAAACGTGTAACCAAGGACAAAATATTTACCGAAGAGGG